The DNA segment GTCCTGCGGTCGCTGCGCGGTGACCCGGAGGACCGGTCGGGCAGGGCACGGCTGCACTTGGCGCGGATGTCTGCGCAGGTACAGGACGTCGTCCTCGACCGGCTGGAGACCCGAGTGCCCGCGCCGGTGCTCGACCGGCTGCTGGCGGATGTCGAGGAGCTGGAGCAGGCGGGGCCCTTGCCGCTGGATGCCGCGGCGGCGCCCTTGGCCGTGCCCGGCGCTGCGGACGAGGTCGCGCAGGAGCGCCGACGCGACGAGACCGCCGAGGAAGGCCCGGACGCGCGCGAGCAGCAGGAGGGCGCCGAGGGCAGGCGCGGGGAGGACGAGCAGGAGGAGCCCGGCGAGGGCGGTGTCCAGCCCGGGACCGAGGGCCGTGCGGGAGGCGCCGGCGACGGGAAGGGGAGCACGTCCCCCGAGGATGCCGCCGTGCAGGACAAGGAGGAGGCTGGGGCGCGGGACCAGGATCGGTCCCAGTCCCAGCAGGCGGACAAGGACGCGTCCGCCGGCGAGGAGAAGAACGCCTCCGCGCAGGACGAGCAGCAGAAGGCCGCGGACGACGGCACGAAAGAGGACGAGGCGAAGAAGGACGCCGCCGAGGAGGACCGCGAAGAGGCCGGAGGCCAGGAGGAAGCCCCGCCGGAGCCGGAACAGCAAGCGGGCGAGCAGCAGGCACACCAGGACGAGGGCCCGGCGGTCGCCTCGAGCGCCGCGGCCGCCCCGATGCCGGTCGACAGGAGTGGCGCCGAGCCCGGCGAGAGGTCCCGTACCGGCGGCGACGCCGGGCCGCTTCGCCCGGGGGGCGATCCGGAGAATGAACAGGACGCGGACGACGAGCCGTTGGGGCTCGACTCGGAGCAGACCGAGCAGGAGCCGACCGCCGACGAGGACACCTCCGAGGCGGCCCGCGGCAACGAACCCGTCCCCGACGTCGACCTCGTCGGCTACACGGATGCGGCCAGAAACCCGGGCCTTGTCGAGGAACGGAGGAAGGGCACCGCCCCCCGGCCGTCCCTGCCGTCCACGGACGCCGGACCGGTGCCTGACGAGGCCGAACCCGTCGGCCCGGAGGAGACACCGGCACGTTCCGGGGCGGACGACGGGTCCCAAGGGCTCGCCGACCAGGACCTCTTTGCCGGAGCGTCCTCTGAGCAGGACGTCGGGCCGGACGGCGGCGGGTCGACCTCCGGCATCGGCGCCGACGGGTCCGGGCTCAGCACAGCGTCCTCTGCAGGGGGCATCGGCGACACATTGCAGGCGGAACAGCGTACGGAGGACGCTGCGGCCCGTCGGCGGGACGACGAGGCCCGTACCGCCGATGGCGCGGGCCCCGGTGGGACCCCGCCGACAGGTGAGCCGGCCGGACCCGAGCGACTGGCCAAGGCGGACGAGGACGCCCGCACGCAGGACGCGGGTTCGTCCCAGGCGTCGGGTAAGGCGGTGGCGGGCGGCAGCAAGTCCGAAGACTCCTCGAAACAGGGATCCCAGGCGGCGGGTACCCCGGCAAAGGGCGAGAGCGCCCCGGCGAAGAGCGCGACGGAGCCGGGTGCCGGAACGGACAAGGAGGCCGCGAAGCCGGCCGACAAGGGCGAGGACAAGGCGGGCGGCACCGGCACCGGCACTGGCACTGGCACCGGTGCAGATAGCGGAACGGGCAGCCCGGACACTCCTGGCACCACGCCGACCCCGACTCCCGACGACCGGGAAGTCACCGACGGCAACGGGGATGCCACCGCACCCGGACCGGAGACCGGCCCGGACAAGGTCTCCACACCGGGACCGGAATCCGCTCCGCGACTTGCGCCGGGCAATGGCCCCTCACCCATGTCCGCTGCGGAGGCGAAGACCAACACCCCCAAGGCTGGGGGATCTTCGGGTTCCGGGGGAGGGGCTTCCGCCGCCCGGCCGAAGTCATCCGGCAGCAAGCGCCAGGCCGCACGGCAGGTCGCGCGAAACGCCCGCCGAACCCCGGGCGGCGGGGGCGGCGGAGGCCGCTCGTCCACGGCTCCGGCCCCGGCAAGGGGCGGCCGTGGACGCGGGGGTGCATCGGCCCCGGCGAAGTCCAAGAAGGAAACCGCCGCACCGGATGTCTCGAACGCCACGCCCGAGGCGGGACTCGCCACGGCCGCCGGCCTGAAGCCGCATCAGATGCTTGACACGCTCAAGGGCGTGAACGGATCTGTCGGCCGCTCGGTCGACAAGGAGCGTTCGGCACTGCGTAAGGCGCCGCCGAAGGAACAGCGCCCTTCCGGCTCGCCGCGCACGGTGCCGGGCGGCCCGACGTCGGCGGCTCCGGGCACGTACACCAATGCCAAGGTGGCCCGGACCGACGCCGCACCGGGCAAGACGCCCGAGATCGCCGGTGACCAGAAGCCGGAAGGCGAGGTACCGGGCGCGAACGTGCCCGAGCCCAGCTGGTGGGACATCGCCGTCACCATCGGCGCCCAGCTCTTCGGCAAGCTTCTGAAGGAGATCCTGCCGCTCGACGATCTGATCGACTCGATCCTCGGCCTCCCCACGAAGGACGAGGGCCTCCAGAACGCCAAGGTGGGTGACGCGCCGCGACTGCCGCTGGACAATGACTCGGACCCGCAGCGCACCGACGAGCAGGGCCAGAAGCTCGACGAGCGGAAGTCGGAGTTGCACCGCTCCGGCCGGGAGGACGCGGCCCGCCCGATGGGCGAGGACCAGATCTACCCGGATGTGCCCAAGGAGACCCTGACCGGCAAGGTGCCTGGCGGCAACGGCAAGAACGGCAAGGGTGCCGGGCGCACGATGACCGGTGGCGGGGTGCCGATCGAGTCCGCGTCCGCCGTGGCCGAGCACGACCGCGGCCCGCAGATCCAGGCCGGCTTCAGCGAGGGTCGGCAGAAGATGGGGCAGGAGCGCAAGGCCAAGGACGACAAGGCGCACAAAGACCGGCAGAAGCACGATCAGGACCTCAAACGTGAGGTCGACAAGAGCGGCAAGCAGCAGTCCGATGCCCGGGACAAGGGCCGCTCCGACGTCGCCGACTCCCGCGACAAGTGGCGCAAGGAGCAGGACGACAAGACCGCGGACATCGACGGCAAGAAGGGCAAGAAGTACGACGAGGTCCGCAAGGACATCGACGACAAGCAACAGCAGACCGACAAGGACGTCGACAAGCGGACCGAGGACGACAACAAGAAGATCACCGACGAGCAGACCAACGCCGAGAAGGAGGCGGAGAAGAAGCAGGAGGACGGCAAGGACGACGCCGACAACTGGCTCGAAGAGGCCATCGAGAAGCTGAAGGAGTTCTTCGAGGGGCTCAAGAAGGCCATCAAGGGCATCTTCGAGAAGGCCCGGCAGCTCGTCACCGATCTCATCGACAGGTTCAAGCAGCAGGTCTTCAAGCTCATCGACGATGCCCGCAACTGGGTGATCGACAAGATCAACAAGTTCGCGGACGTACTGATCGCCCTCGGTGACGAACTCCTTGCCGACTACCCGGCGATGCGCGACAAGTGGCGCCGCACCATCGACGGTGCGCGTGACTGGGCCGTGGAGAAGGTCAACCAGCTCGCCGACGGGCTCAAGGAGATCGCGGGAAGGCTGCTGGACGGTCTGTGCGGGGCGCTGCTGGCGGGGCTCGATGTCCTGGAGACCGGGATGCTGGCCGCCGTCGAGGTCGCCGAGTCCGCCACGGTCGGTGCACTGGAATTCGGTGCCGCCGTCGTGGAGGGTCTCGGTGAGTGGGCCGCGATCTTCAATGACATCGTCTCCGACCCCGGGGACTGGATCAGCAAGGCGGGAGCCGCCGCGGACACCGGTGCCAGGGAGCACCTCTTCAACGAGGTCACCAGTGCGGTGAAGGCCTGGTTCAACCAGAAGGTCCAGGAGATCATCGGCATTCCGATCGAGGACTTCCAGGAGCTGGTCTCCGGCGGGGTGACGGTCGAGCAGATGGCTCAGATGGCGTGGGACGAGGCGCTGCCCCAACTCCCGGTCATCATCGGTGTGCTGGTCGTGGAGAAGGTCGTCGCGAAGCTGATCCCCGGCGCCGGCTGGGTCATGGCGGTCATCGACGCCTTGAAGACGGCGTGGGGTGCGCTGAGCGAGATCCTCGCCGCCTTCGGCCTGTTCATGGACTTCCTCAAGTCGGTCAAGAGCGGCAATGGCGCGCTCCCCTTCGCGAAGGCGGTGGCGGCCGGCGTCGTTGCCCTGCTCGAGCTGATCTACGAGTTCCTGATCGAGGGCGTCGGAAGGTTCATGGGCAAGGTGGCCGACAAGCTCGGCGACATGCTGAAGAACCTCCGCAAGAAGAAGGACAAGCCGGACGGTTCCGATGCTCCGCCGGCACAGCCGAACACTCCGGGCAAGCCCAAGGATCAGAACCAGGACCAGGACCCGGCGCCCACGACCAACGACCGCTCACCGAATCCGGACCGCCCGACCGACCGCGGGTCCGACCGTGACGACGACCGCGCCGCGCCGCGTCGGCCCACCACGAACCAGAAGTCCCGGCCACCCACGAGGCCGCGCCCCGGCAAGCGCTCCTCCCCGGAGAAGAAGCGCCCCTCACACACCACCCGCCCGAAGAAGCGCCGTGACGACGAGCGGCGCCGCGAGGAAGGCCGTGACGTCAACGCCGCCCGGAAGCGGGTACGCGATGCGGAGCAGCGCACTCGCAACGACAAGGACGACACCCCCGGCACCACGTCGCGCCGTCGGCCGGACACGGACCGTACGGACAGCAGCGGCCCCGGCCGGCGCCGCCGCCCCGGCGACCGGCGTACGGACGACCGCCGCCAGGACGACAAGCGGCGTCCGGACGAGAAGCGCCGGCCTGACGAGAAGCGCCGGCCTGACGAGAAGCGCCGGCCTGACGAAAAGCGCCGTCCTCACGAGAAGCGGACGGACGACCAGCGCCGCCCCGACGACCAGCGCACCGACGACCGCCGCCGGGACACCGACCGTGACCGTGACAAGGACCGCCGCCCCGGCAACCGCGTCCGACGTGCACGCCAGACCGTCAAGTCGGCCGTCAACAGGGCCCGCCGCGCCGCCGCCAAGCTCTTCGGCAAGGCGCGTCGAAAGGTCGGCAACCGCCTGAACGACCGGCTGCGCAGACTGCGGGACCAGTGGCGGCGTCGCAACGACCGGGATCGATTGCGGGATCGCCGCAGCGGCAGGCGACGCGAGGACGATGGCCGGAACCAGGCACCTCCGTTGCCTGAGGTGCGGTTCCGCATGCAGAACGACGAAGTCCACACGCTGCTGTTCGATGGGCGTATCAAGAGTTCCGACCTCATCGTGCGCAGTGTGCAGCAGTCGATGGCCGCCTTCTTCGCCGCGTGGCGCACCGAACTCCGCTCCATGGCCGAAGGGCCCGAGAAGACCTCGCAAGAGGAGGCGTTGGGAAAGGGCGAGACCCTGGCCAAGACGGTCGATGCCATGCAGAACAGGATGTCGCCTCGGCTCTCGACCGAACGCAGCGGGAAACGGACTATCCCTACGGACATTCGCTCAAGGGAGTACACACGACTCCGCGACCTGATGGTCAAGTTGGCCAGACTCCTCGAAGAGCGCGGTGCCAAGGACGGCGAGCTGCCGCCGCCGGTCTTTCCTCCGTTCGTGGACAACGTGCGGGGGAAGAGCTTCAAGGCCTACTACCTGCAGAAACAGATGCCGCGGGGCGAGACGGCAGGCAAAGCCAAGGAGGTTCCGCCCAATCCGGTCGGGTGGAGCAGCGCCCTTTCCAGGGAGCCCAACCACTTCGTGAAGATGCACTTGTTGCCCTGGCCGCTGGGCGGTCTGGCTTCGGGGTCCAACCTGGTGCCGGCTCACACTGGCGTCAACAGTCGGTTCCACCATCGCGTCGAGAACCATGCGAATACGGCGAGGAAGCAGGACGGCAGGGCGATTTGGTACACCGTTCGAGTCAAGTTCCGTGCCAATCCCCATGAGTTCTTCCCGGAGCACGTCACCACGAGGTGGAACCACCACTACAAGTCGGGAGGCAAGTGGAAGGAACGGCCGCCGATCAGTGCGCCCCCCTTCGGATACAACGAAGGTGTCCCTCTGCCGCGCCGTATCCAGGTGAACAACCAGAGCGAGCAGGACCTGATGTTCGAGAAATACTTCGGTGCTTCCACCGCGATGGCCAAACAGATCAGGAAGGTCGCTGCTCGGAAGAGGTTCCGCAACGTCAGGGACCTGACCGACAGGTTGGAGAAGCACCTGATCAGCACCAGCAGCCCGCTGCTGGGCGAATTCAAGGCCGTCAAGAGCAAGATCCGTGCGCGCCACATCGAAGGACTGATCTCCTATTGACGGCCACGCCGGCGAACCTCCGATGGAACGGAGCATCCCATGAATGATCTGACGGCAGGCGAACAGCGTCTGCAGAGCATGCTGGGCGAACTGCAGGATGCCCCTGACATCCGCCTCCACGCGGCGAAGCATGGTGAAGTCGACCCGGCGCGCGCGGACGCCGACGCGGCATTCGCCGGATTCGCCGAATCCACCGGTGTCGTCCTGGATCCACGGCTCAGAGCGTGCTTTCTCCGCTTCGGAAGGATCGGGGCCCGCTGGCGTCTGGAGACGTCACCCAATGGACTTTCCGGAGAGTTCAATGTGATGCATCTGTCGGATGTCTCGACCACCGAAGCTCCCCCTACCGACCTGGACAGTCTGACCCCGGCCGAACAGGAGCTGTACCAGGAGTTCCGGGTGATCGACGACCATCCGGAAAGCGGCACCGGAGCTTTCGCAGCTCTGCGACTGCGTCCGGACACCCCCAACCCGGAGATTTGGTACCACGACTTCCACGTGGGCGGATTCAGGCTGGACATCGACTACTGCCAGTACCTCGAGGTGCTTGCTGTCACCAAGGGGACGATCGGTTGGCAGTACCTGTTCTGTGATGTCGCGTTCGAGGATGACGACTTCCTCGAGGTCGGGGACGACATGAAAGAGATGCTCGAAGCCTTCCCCCGCCTCTTCCCCGCCCACGACTACACGGACCTGCGGGCCCGACTCGAGGAACGCCTGTGACCCGCTACGCCGACATCCCCAAACCCATCCGCTCCGGCATCGTCGTGGTCAACCCCGACACCGGCACCCCCCAGCGGATCATCGTCCTCCAGTTCAACCCGGACACCCTGGAACGCAGCGTCTCCCCCCAGTCCGCCGGAGACAGCGGCGACAGTGGCAGCGGCGGTACCGGGAGCGGTGACCGCAACGAGGCTCTCCGGCTCAAGGGTCCCGCCCAGGAGACCTGGAAGTTCACCGCGGAGATCGACGCCACCGACCAGTTCGAGATCGCGGCGCCCGACGGCATCCACCCGCAGCTCGCCACGCTCGAGATGCTGGTGCAACCGACCACCGCCCAGCTCCGTGCAGCGATGAAGCTGTCCCAGAAGGGGGCCATCGAGATCAGCCCGATCGAGATGCCGCTCACCCTGTTCACCTGGGGGAGCAAGCGGGTGATGCCCGTGCGGCTCACCGAGTTGTCCGTCAACGAGTCCGCCTTTGACGTGAACCTCAACCCGATCCGGGCCTCCCTCAGCATCGGCATGAAGATCCTCACCGTCAGCGACCTGCCCGCCGGCCACCGAGGCGCCGACCTGTACATGGCCCACCTCGCGCAGAAGGAGCGGCTCGCCGCGGCCGCGCGCGGCGGCAGCATCGGCTCGCTCGGGCTCGCCGGAGGCGGAGGGGGAGCCGGAGGCGTCTTCGGCACCGGCATCGGAACCAACGTCGCGTTCGGAAGGGGCTGAGGAGGACAACCATGGCTGAGATCGAGCCGTACGAGAACGCCCTGGACGCCATACCGGGAGCACACCCTATCCACGTACCAGCCGCTACCACGACGCCGAGATCGGCATCCATCGCCGTCCCGACGGCAGCGAAGTGCGGTACACCAAGCGCCGCTTGCTGCCCCCGCTCGACCCGACCCCCGACGGCGACCTCACCCAGCCCCACACCGTCGGCGCCGGCGAGCGTCCCGACCTGCTCGCGCAGCGGTACTTCGGCGACGTCGGCCAGTGGTGGCAGATCGCCGACGCCAATCCCGTACTGGATCCACGCGAGTTGACCGACGAGGCCGGGCGCGTCATTGACATCCCGCTGGCCGGCGGGTTCCCCGGCGGCAGGGGAGACCGGCGTGTTTGATCTGCCCGTGGGGCAGGGCCCCGTTCACATCACGCTCCTCATGGGGCCGAAGCTCGCCCGGCCCGTCCCGGCCGAGGTGACCGAGGCCCTGCTGTCCGCGCAGATCACCGCCACGGCGGGGGAGCGCAGCGGTTTTCAGATCGCCTTCGACCTCACCAAGAACGGGATCATCAGCCGACGGCTGCTGCCCGAGGGGTTCTTCGATCCCAAGACCCGGATCATCGTCACCGTCAGCGTCAAGGGCACGCCGGACGTCCTCTTCGACGGGCTCGTCGTCCGCCACGAGGTCGGCGCCAGCAACCAGCCCGGCCACTCCACCCTCACCGTCACCGGGGAGGACCTGACGCTGCTCATGGATCTGGAGGAACGCACCGCCCGGTATCCGAATCTCCCGCCGTCCGAGCGCGTGCTGAACATCCTGCGCCGCTACTCCGACTACGGCATCCGGCCCGACGTCTACACCGAGAAGGTCGCCCAACCCCCGCACCAGGACCTCCGCGTGCACTACCAGACCGGCACCGACCTCCAGTACGTCACCGAGCTCGCCCGTGCGAACGGGTACACCTTCTACCTGGAGCCGGGCCCCAACCCCGGGCAGTCCTCCGCCCGTTGGGGGCCGGAGGTCCGCCTCGGCATCCGGCAGCACGCCCTCAACGTCAACATGGACGCCAACTCGACCGTCGACCAGATGACGTTCGCGTACGACGGGACGGCCCGGGAAGAGCCGCAGGCCCGCTGGCAGAACCCCGAGACCCGGCAGTCCGCCCTGCTGCCGCAACCGTCGATCAGCCCGCTGCGCCCGCCCCTGGGCAAGCGGCCCACCCCGGCCCTGAAGCGCAGGACGCTCTCCGGCACGGCCAAGCAGCAACGCGAGCAGGCCGAGGCCGAACTCCTCGCCCGCGCCGCCGTGTCCGCCGACGTCGTCTCCGGCTCCGGCTCGCTCGACGTGAACCGGCACGGCTACATCCTCCAGCCTCGCCAGCTCGTCGGCGTACGCGGCGCCGGGCGGGCGTACGACGGCGACTACTACGTCAAGTCCGTCACCCACAACCTGCGTCCGGGCTCGTACCAGCAGAACTTCACTCTCTCCAGAGAGGGACTCGAGGCCCGCAGCGACTACGTCCGGCCGTAAGCCGCAGACACCCAGACACCCAGACACCCACACACCCACACACCCACACACGCCCACACACCCCACACCCCAGTCCCATCGACCAGGAGCACCTCCACCATGGCGGCACCCAGCAATCGCTACCTCGGCAAGTTCCGCGGCCGGGTCGTCAGCAACGACGACCCGCTGCGCATCGGCCGTATCACCGTCGAGGTCCCCGACGTCCTCGGCGACGAGCCGTCGACGTGGGCGCTGCCCTGTCTGCCGTTCACCGGGCCCCAGTCGGGGCAGTTCGTGGTGCCGCCTCCGGGGGCGGGCGTGTGGGTGGAGTTCGAGCAGGGGGATCCCAGCTTCCCCGTGTGGACCGGGTGCTGGTACGGGGCCGCGGACGAGCTCCCGCCCGACGCGCGCCGCGAGCTCCAGGCCGGCTCGCCCAACAAGCCCGTCGTCGTGCAGACGCCGCAGGCGCACAAGCTCGTCATGAATGACACACCCGGCGCCGAGCAGGGGATTCTGCTCCAGGCCCAGGGTGGCGCCTACATCCGCATCACCAAGGAGGCCGTGGTCATCTCGACCGGCGCGGGCGCCGAGATCCTACTGCGCGGCAATGAAGTGACCATCAACGAAGGCCAGTTGACCGTGCTCTCGAAGCGATGACCGGGATCCCCGCGATGACCGCGATCCCCGCGATCACGGTGA comes from the Streptomyces sp. NBC_00443 genome and includes:
- a CDS encoding eCIS core domain-containing protein; translated protein: MTSPSQDAHAEQAAEQRRRKRKERAAKSRTPEPKDIVSGAGQPLDPGVRRELEERLGHDLSRVRLHTGRDAGQLTELLGADAVAVGQDVFFREGTFKPGTDEGRRLLAHELLHTVQNPHGLGALRAGRELGAVSVPQQAIEREAEAAAQQLVSGQDHDPQTPEVEVGQATPGWLRYATVDADRRRMQELDPATVVDRLANTVLRSLRGDPEDRSGRARLHLARMSAQVQDVVLDRLETRVPAPVLDRLLADVEELEQAGPLPLDAAAAPLAVPGAADEVAQERRRDETAEEGPDAREQQEGAEGRRGEDEQEEPGEGGVQPGTEGRAGGAGDGKGSTSPEDAAVQDKEEAGARDQDRSQSQQADKDASAGEEKNASAQDEQQKAADDGTKEDEAKKDAAEEDREEAGGQEEAPPEPEQQAGEQQAHQDEGPAVASSAAAAPMPVDRSGAEPGERSRTGGDAGPLRPGGDPENEQDADDEPLGLDSEQTEQEPTADEDTSEAARGNEPVPDVDLVGYTDAARNPGLVEERRKGTAPRPSLPSTDAGPVPDEAEPVGPEETPARSGADDGSQGLADQDLFAGASSEQDVGPDGGGSTSGIGADGSGLSTASSAGGIGDTLQAEQRTEDAAARRRDDEARTADGAGPGGTPPTGEPAGPERLAKADEDARTQDAGSSQASGKAVAGGSKSEDSSKQGSQAAGTPAKGESAPAKSATEPGAGTDKEAAKPADKGEDKAGGTGTGTGTGTGADSGTGSPDTPGTTPTPTPDDREVTDGNGDATAPGPETGPDKVSTPGPESAPRLAPGNGPSPMSAAEAKTNTPKAGGSSGSGGGASAARPKSSGSKRQAARQVARNARRTPGGGGGGGRSSTAPAPARGGRGRGGASAPAKSKKETAAPDVSNATPEAGLATAAGLKPHQMLDTLKGVNGSVGRSVDKERSALRKAPPKEQRPSGSPRTVPGGPTSAAPGTYTNAKVARTDAAPGKTPEIAGDQKPEGEVPGANVPEPSWWDIAVTIGAQLFGKLLKEILPLDDLIDSILGLPTKDEGLQNAKVGDAPRLPLDNDSDPQRTDEQGQKLDERKSELHRSGREDAARPMGEDQIYPDVPKETLTGKVPGGNGKNGKGAGRTMTGGGVPIESASAVAEHDRGPQIQAGFSEGRQKMGQERKAKDDKAHKDRQKHDQDLKREVDKSGKQQSDARDKGRSDVADSRDKWRKEQDDKTADIDGKKGKKYDEVRKDIDDKQQQTDKDVDKRTEDDNKKITDEQTNAEKEAEKKQEDGKDDADNWLEEAIEKLKEFFEGLKKAIKGIFEKARQLVTDLIDRFKQQVFKLIDDARNWVIDKINKFADVLIALGDELLADYPAMRDKWRRTIDGARDWAVEKVNQLADGLKEIAGRLLDGLCGALLAGLDVLETGMLAAVEVAESATVGALEFGAAVVEGLGEWAAIFNDIVSDPGDWISKAGAAADTGAREHLFNEVTSAVKAWFNQKVQEIIGIPIEDFQELVSGGVTVEQMAQMAWDEALPQLPVIIGVLVVEKVVAKLIPGAGWVMAVIDALKTAWGALSEILAAFGLFMDFLKSVKSGNGALPFAKAVAAGVVALLELIYEFLIEGVGRFMGKVADKLGDMLKNLRKKKDKPDGSDAPPAQPNTPGKPKDQNQDQDPAPTTNDRSPNPDRPTDRGSDRDDDRAAPRRPTTNQKSRPPTRPRPGKRSSPEKKRPSHTTRPKKRRDDERRREEGRDVNAARKRVRDAEQRTRNDKDDTPGTTSRRRPDTDRTDSSGPGRRRRPGDRRTDDRRQDDKRRPDEKRRPDEKRRPDEKRRPDEKRRPHEKRTDDQRRPDDQRTDDRRRDTDRDRDKDRRPGNRVRRARQTVKSAVNRARRAAAKLFGKARRKVGNRLNDRLRRLRDQWRRRNDRDRLRDRRSGRRREDDGRNQAPPLPEVRFRMQNDEVHTLLFDGRIKSSDLIVRSVQQSMAAFFAAWRTELRSMAEGPEKTSQEEALGKGETLAKTVDAMQNRMSPRLSTERSGKRTIPTDIRSREYTRLRDLMVKLARLLEERGAKDGELPPPVFPPFVDNVRGKSFKAYYLQKQMPRGETAGKAKEVPPNPVGWSSALSREPNHFVKMHLLPWPLGGLASGSNLVPAHTGVNSRFHHRVENHANTARKQDGRAIWYTVRVKFRANPHEFFPEHVTTRWNHHYKSGGKWKERPPISAPPFGYNEGVPLPRRIQVNNQSEQDLMFEKYFGASTAMAKQIRKVAARKRFRNVRDLTDRLEKHLISTSSPLLGEFKAVKSKIRARHIEGLISY
- a CDS encoding phage baseplate assembly protein V, yielding MAAPSNRYLGKFRGRVVSNDDPLRIGRITVEVPDVLGDEPSTWALPCLPFTGPQSGQFVVPPPGAGVWVEFEQGDPSFPVWTGCWYGAADELPPDARRELQAGSPNKPVVVQTPQAHKLVMNDTPGAEQGILLQAQGGAYIRITKEAVVISTGAGAEILLRGNEVTINEGQLTVLSKR